From the Streptomyces nodosus genome, the window GCCCGTGCTGCATCTGTCCGGGTTCACCCCGCGGCTGTTCCGGCCGGCGGAGCAGGACGAGCTGCTGTCGTACGGGCTGGGCATCACCAATGTGGTGGCGCGGGCGACGGCGCGGGCCGACGAGCTGGCCGCCGAGGAGTACCGGGAGGGCGGGCGGATCCTCGCCGCCAAGGTGGAGCGGCTGCGGCCCCGGTGGCTGGCGGTGGTCGGGGTGACCGCGTACCGGGCGGCCTTCGACGAACGGAAGGCCGCCGTGGGTCCGCAGAAGCGGACGATCGGCTCCTGCCGGGTGTGGGTGCTGCCCAACCCCAGCGGTCTCAACGCGCACTGGACGGCGGCCACGATGGCGCAGGAGTACGGGCGGCTGCGAGAGGCCGCGGGGCTCTGAGCGGTCAGGGCGGATCCCGGTCCGTGACGGCCGCGAGGAGCCGTATCTCGTCGGTGTCGTCGCGCTCCGCCACACCGAGCGCGACCCATCGGCCGCTGCTGTCCGCCTGCCACAGAGACAGCTCGTGCACCAGGTCGCCGAGCGTCGCCCAGGGCTCCGGTATCTCCTCACCCCGTGCCCTGCGCACCTGGGCGGTCAGCGGCCCGTAGTGCTGCCGGGGCCCCCAACGGTCGTCCAGCCGACGGGAGACGGCCTCCCTCCAGGCGTCGAGGTCCTCCGCCGCACGCTCCCGCTCCGCGCCGTCACCCGTGCCGAGACCGAGGCTCGACACCAGGGCGACGACATGGAAGCCGGGGCCTCCGCCGTCCACACCGACCCCACCGCGCCGCGCGGGGAACGCCCGCGCGCACAGCAGATCGATCGTCGCCAGGTGCTGCTCGATGGTCATGGCTCCAGTAGACCAGTCGCCACTGACACTTGGCGGGGCGTCAGGCCTCCCGGGCGGGGCCCCCTCCACCGGTTCGTAGGGCGGAGGGCGACGCCCGGGCCTCGCGGGGGCGCGCGGTGCCGAGTACGATCCGGCCATCACGCGCGAGCTGGGAGGACGGACGTTGGGGCGGCTGACCGGCGGGGACCCCTCTCTGCTGAGAAGGATCAACTCGGCGGTGGTGCTGCATGCGCTGCGCGACACGGACTGTGCGACGCTCACCGAGATCACCCGGGTGACCGGGCTGTCCCGGCCGACCGTCGAGGGTGTGGTCGAGGGGCTGATCGAGGCCGGGCTGGTGGCGGAGCAGGCGGCCGAGGAGGGCGCCGCCCGGCGGCAGGGGCGGCCCGCACGGAGGTTCCGGTTCCGGGCCGAGGCGGGGCATCTGCTGGGCCTGGACGTCGGCGCGCACCGGGTGACCGCGCTCCTCGCCGACCTCGACGGCCGGGAGCTGGGCAGCCTCTCCAAGCCCGTCTCGGAGACGGCGTCGGCCGACGAGCGCCTGGACCGGTTGCGGAGCACCGTCGCCGAGCTGCTGCGCCGGTCGGGGGTGACCCGCGGTTCGCTGCGCGCGGTCGGTGCGGGCAGCCCCGGGATCGTGGAGGCGGACGGCACCGTGCGCCTGGGCACGGCCCTGCCCGGCTGGACGGGCCTCAACCTCGGCGAACGGCTCAGCCGCTCCTTCAAGTGCCCGGTGCTGGTGGAGAACGACGCCAACGCGGCGGCCGTGGCGGAGCACTGGAAGGGCGTGGCCACCGAGTCCGACGACATCGTGTTCGTACTGGCCGGGCTGAGCCCGGGCGCCGGTTCGCTGATCGGCGGACGGCTGCACCGGGGCTACGGCGGGGCGGCCGGGGAGATCGGCGCGCTGCATCTGCTGGGCCGTGAAGCGAGCCCGGAGACGCTGCTGTCGACCACGGACGAGCCCCTGCACCCGCTGGACGAGCAGCAGGTCGCCGATGTGTTCGCGCTCGCCCGCGAGGGCGACCAGCGGGCCCGCGCGGCCGTGGACCGCTTCCTCCGGCGGCTGGTCCACGACGTGGCGGCTCTCGTCCTGGCCCTGGACCCCGAGCTGGTCGTGATCGGCGGCTGGGCGGCGGGCCTGGACGGCGTCCTCGAACCGCTCCGCCATGAGCTGGCCCGCTACTGTCTGCGCCCCCCGAAGGTGGCCCTGTCCCAGCTGGGCGAGACCGTGGTGGCGACGGGGGCGCTGCGGCTGGCGCTGGGCCATGTGGAGGAGCAGCTGTTCGCGGTGGAGAGCACGGTGACGGCCCGGGGCTGACGGCGGTCCACGACCGGAACGGAAGCCGGGGGCCGGACGGATGACCAAGAGCGGAAGCCGGAACCGAGAGCCGGGCGCCGGACGCGGACGCCGGACTCAGGGACCGGACGGGTGACCGGAAACGGGCAGGATGCGCACCGCGCCCCGGACCAGTCGGTCCGGGGCGCGACGGGTGTTCTTCCGGGGCTTGCCGATGGACCGCGACGCGGCCCGATCACCCCCGTGCCCCCACGGGGTCCGGCGGGACCTTGTGGGGGCACGGGGTCCAGCAGGACCCGGCAAGTCCAGCGGCCCAGGCAGGCCCAGCAGCCCAGGCAACTCCGGCGGCCCAGGCAGGTTCAGGCAGGCCCAGCGACCCACGCGAAAGGCCTGGTCAGGAGGCGCGGGCCCCCGGCTCATGGTGGATCTCGACGCCGCCGGAGGCGCCGAAGGTCAGACGGCAGGTGTCGGCACGGTAGGTGGCGACGGAGACGGCGGCGGTGCGCCCCTCCGCGCAGAAGCGAGTGGTGACGACCAAGACCGGCGATCCGGGCAGCCGGTCGAGCTCCCTGGCGTCCTCGGCGCCGGCCGAGCCCAGCTCGACGGCCTGCTCCCGGCCCTCGATGGGCAGCCGCTGGAGCTCACGCAGCACGGCACGCGCACGAGCGGCCCCCGAGGGTGCGTCTATTGCCGACAGCTCGGGCACCGAGGCGTCCGGGATGTGGAGCAGCTCGGCGGCGACGGGCTGCCCATGCGTCACACGGGAGCGGCGCACCGTGAACACCCGGGTGTCCCGGTCGATCCCCAGCAGCCCGGCCACCGCCGCGGACGGCACCGCGGAGGTGCAGTCCACGGGCTGCCAGGCATCGCCGGGCGCGCCCGGCCAGGCATACTGCTCGGAGTCGACGGCCACGCCCATGCGCGGCGGGGCGACCGTGGTGCCCACCCCTCGGCGGCGCTGCAGCCGGCCCTCCAGTTCGAGCTGTTCGAGTGCCTGACGGAGCGTGGCCCGGGCGACGCCGAAGCGGGCCGCGAGATCCCGTTCGTTCGGCAGCACCTGGCCCACGGAGAACTCGGAGTCGAGTGCTTCCGTGAGCACGGTCTTGAGATGCCAGTACTTCGGCTCCGGCACCGATTCCAGCTGCGTGGTCCCCACCCTGTCCTCCGCAATCGCCGTGACCCGGCGGCGTTTCAGCGCCTTGTTTATGAAAGGTTGTTGCACTTCTCTGCGACGATAAAACGGCCCCCACCCTTGGTCAAGACCAATCCTCGAACCCCCGGGGACCGCGGAGAAGCCGTACCGCGCAGCGTTCACACGGCGTTCGTGAAGGACCCGCGGACGGCAGACGCACGGTGACGCGGGCGCGCGGCGAGGCCCCTGGCACGGCGATGACACGCGCACGGTTGACGACATCCGGGGGCTACCCGTGAGTAGCGGTTACTGACAAGCTGTCTACCACACAGCGTCCATCACCGTTCACCGCAGCGTGTCCCCAGACGAGGAGCAGCAGCATGGCAGCCACGGTCTCCTTCAGCGTCCCCTCATCGCACGGCCCCCGGACCGTGACCGTCTCCTACGAGCGCACGGGCGCCGGCGAACCGCTTCTGCTGCTGCACGGCATCGGCCACCACCGGCAGGCCTGGGACCCGGTCGTGGACATCCTGGCCACCGAACGCGATGTGATCGCGGTCGACCTCCCCGGTTTCGGCGCGTCCCCGGCCCTGCCGGACGGGCTCCCCTATGACCTGTCGACCGTGGTGCCCGCGCTGGGCTCCCTCTGCGAGGCCCTGGAGATCGACCGCCCGCATGTGGCGGGCAACTCCCTGGGTGGTCTGATCGCCCTGGAGCTGGGCCGCGAGAAGCTCGTACGGTCCGTCACCGCACTGTCGCCGGCCGGTTTCTGGACCGGGGCCGAGCGGCGGTATGCGTTCGCGGTGCTGCTCGCCATGCGCAACACCGCACGGAGGATGCCCCTGCCAGTGGTCGAGCGGATGTCCCGCACGGCGGCCGGGCGCACGATGCTCACCAGCACCATCTACGCCCATCCGGGCCGCCGTTCGCCCGAGGCCGTGGTCGCCGAGACCGTGGCGCTGGCCCGCGCCGCGGGGTTCACCGAGACGCTGCGGGCGGGAACGACCGTCCGGTTCACCGAGGACGTGCCCGGACTGCCGGTCACCGTGGCATGGGGCACCCGGGACCGGATCCTGGTGCGCCGTCAGGGCGTCCGTGCCAAGCAGATCATCCCCAGGGCGCGGCTGGTGCGACTGCCCGGCTGTGGGCATGTCCCGATGAACGACGACCCGGCACTGGTCGCCCGCGTCATCCTGGACGGCAGCCGCTGAGGTCCCGCGCGGAAAACACCCGGGCGGACAAGGCCATCGAAAGAAAACAGCCACCAAAAGAGAACAAGGGGGCAAAAGGCGCGGATCCGCCGTTTACCGTGCAGTTACACGCCGTTCGTGATCACGCAACACCCGTCCTTCACCGTGGGTGCATGACTCCACACATATCCGATGTGACGCGCGCCAGACACGGCCGCCCGGTACGCCACTGGCGGCGGGGTGTGATCGAACTGGCCGCGCTGTTCACCGCGGTCGCGGTGGCCGATGCGGCGACCGATCTGACCGGTGACGGACCCGACGTTCCCGCACTGCTCGGGCTGTCGGCGGTGGCGCTGCTGGCGACGGCCGGTTTCCACACATGGTGGGAACGCCGCCACGGTCATGCACCGCCCCCTCGCGATACCGGCGCCCGGCCGCTCCCCGAGGGGTCCCGGGCCGGGCCCCGGGAGTCAGGCCCGGGGAACGCGGGCAGCACGCTGTGGCACATGCGGACCACCGTGCGGGACGAGCCGGGCTCGCTGGCCGGGCTGTGCGCGGCACTGGCCGGGCTGGGGATCGACATCCTGAGCCTGGGGACCCACCCGCTGGCGCGGGGCACGGTCGACGAGTTCCTGTTGCGGGCCCCGGCCCGGCTGGAGGGCACCGCCATCACCCGGGCCGTCTCGTCGGCCGGCGGCACCGAGACCTGGATCGAGCGGGCCGATGCGCACGATCTGGTGGACGCCCCGGCCCGGGTGCTGGGCCTGGCCATCCGCACCGCGCTGGACCCGGCGGAACTTCCCCTCGCCCTGCGGCAGTTGCTCGGCCGGTGCACCATCCGCTCGCTGCCCGCGGGCTCCCCGTCCGCCGGCCGGACGGCGGAGGGCGACGCTCCGGTCGAGGGGGTGCTGGAGGGCACGGCGATGCGACTGCGGGCTCCGGAAGGCGGGGTGATCGTCGTGGAGCGGCCGTATCTTCCGTTCACACCGGCGGAGTTCGCGCGGGCGCGGGCGCTGGTGGAGCTGGACGCCCGGCTCGGCCCCCGGGTCCCGGGCGGCCAGGCCGTGCCGAGGCCCCCGGAGGGCCCTGCGATCACCGTACGGCGGGCCGACACCTCCGACCTCCAGGCCGCGAAGGAGATGCACTCCCGCTGCTCGGCGCGCACCCTGGGCCTGCGCTACCACGGGCCCGTGGACGACGCGGACCGCTATCTCGACCATCTGCTCGGCGCCCGGTTCGGCCGGACCCTGGCGGCGCGGACGGCCTCGGGCCGCGTCGTGGGCCTCGGGCACCTGCTGTGGGACGGTGACGAGACGGAGGTCGCGCTGCTCGTCGAGGACGAGTGGCAGCGGCGCGGCATCGGCGGTGAACTCCTCGGCCGTCTGGTGGCCATGGCGGTCGAGGCGGGCAGCACCAGCGTGTACGCGGTCACCCAGGCGTCCGACACCGGCATGGTCGCCACCATGCGCGGCCTCGGACTGCCCCTGGACTACCAGGTCGAGGAGGGCACCCTGGTGATCAGCGCCCGCCTCGACGCGCCTCCGGTGGATCCGCGCCTGCCGTACGGCCGCACCCGGGAGCCCCACGGCACCCGGAACACGCGGGACTGACCCGCGCCGCCGGGCCGTACGCCCCGTGGCCGGACGGCCCATGGTGGGACGCCCCATGGCCGGACGGCCCATGGTGGGACGCCCCATGGCCGGACACCCCATGGCCGGACGGCCCGGCGGAACCCTGCCGGACCGTCCGACGTGGGCGGCGGAGACGAGCCGCCGGTCGCCGGGGCGGCAGGCGCCCGGGGCCCGCACCGGATCACCCGGTCATCCGCCCCGCGGCCTCCTCCCGGCCCGGCAGCCCCGCGCCCCGCTCGGCGTCCAACGCCCCGTCCAGATCGGTCCACAGATCCTCGACGTCCTCCAGGCCCACCGACATCCGCAGCAGCCGGTCGCTCACCCCGGCGCCCCGGCGGTCCGTCTCCTCGACGATGCGGTGGCTGATGGACGCCGGGTGCTGGATGAGGGTGTCCACACTGCCGAGGCTGACCGCGGGGGTGATCAGACGGACCCCGGCGATCACCGCGTGCGGATCGCCGTGCACCTCGAAGGCGATCATGGCGCCGCCCGTCCGCGGGTAGTGGACACGCGCCACCCGAGGATCGGCGGCCAGCCGGCGGGCCAGCTCGGCGGCGGTCGAGGACGCGGCCCGGACCCGTACCGGAAGCGTCGCCAGACCGCGCAGCAGCAGATACCCGGCGAGGGGATGGAGGACCCCGCCCGTGGCGAAGCGCACCTGGCGCAGCCGGCGCGCCAGTTCCTCGTCGCAGGCCACCACCCCGCCCATCACATCGCCGTGCCCGCCGAGATACTTGGTGGCGCTGTGCAGCACCAGTCGCGCCCCCTGCTCGGCGGGGCGCTGCAGCACGGGGGTGGCGAAGGTGTTGTCCACCAGCAGCGGCACCGAACCGCAGGCATGGGCGACCGCCCGCAGATCGACTTCGGCGAGCGTGGGGTTGGCCGGGGACTCGACCATCACGAGCCCGGTGTCGGGGCGCAGCGCCGCCTCGATGCCCGCCGGATCCGTCCAGGTCACCTCGGTGCCCAGCAGCCCGGCGGTCAGCAGATGGTCGCTGCATCCGTACAGCGGCCGTACGGCGACGACATGGCGCAGGCCGAGCGCATGCCGTGCGAGCAGCACGGCGCTCAGCGCGGCCATGCCGGTGGCGAAGGCGACCGCGCTCTCGGTGCCCTCCAGCCGGGCGAGCGCGGTCTCGAAACGCGCGACGGTGGGGTTGCCGAGCCGCCCGTAGACGGGCGGTCCCATGAGTTCGGCGCCCTCGGCGGCGAAGGCGTCGAGCCGGGCGGCCTCGCCACGGCTGTCCGGGGAGGGGTAGGTGGTGGAGAGGTCGAGGGGCGGGGCGTGCAGCCCCAGTCCGACGAGGTCCTCGCGTCCGGCGTGCACGGCCTCGGTGGCCAGTGCCCGGCGGGCGGCAGGGGCCCCCGCGCATCCGTCCTGCGCGTCGTACGCGCCCTGAGTACGGGAATCCATGGACCGCAGACTGAACACCGGCCGGGCGTCCGGCGGCGTTCCCCGTGCTACGTTCGGCAGATGACCGCATCCGTCGTACTGGACCCGGTGGATCTGCATCTGCTGCGGCTGTTGCAGAACGACGCCCGGACCACGTACCGGGATCTGGCCGCCCGAGTGGGGGTCGCGCCCTCGACCTGTCTGGACCGGGTGACCAGGCTGCGCCGCTCGGGTGTGATTCTCGGCCATCAGCTGCGGCTCGACCCGGCGAAGCTGGGCCGTGGTCTGGAGGCGCTGCTGTCGGTGCAGGTCAGGCCGCACCGCAGGGAGTTGGTGGGGCCCTTCGTGGAACGGATCCGTGCGCTGCCCGAGTCCCGTACGGTCTTCCACCTCACCGGCCCCGACGACTACCTGGTGCATGTCGCGGTCGCCGACATGGCGGACCTCCAGCGGCTGGTGCTGGACGAGTTCACGGCGCGCCGCGAAGTGGCCCGGGTGGAGACCCGGCTGATCTTCCAGCAGTGGGACTGCGGTCCGCTGCTGCCACCCGGGCACGCCCCGTCGGAAAACCGCTGAGCGGCTCTGAGCCGAGCGCGAAACGGCGTGACGCGGGCCCCGTCCGCGTACCAGGATTGCCCGCATGTCAGACACCACCAAGAGTCCTCTGCCACGGGAGGTCGCCGACGCCTATGTCGACGCCCTCGTCGCCCTCGACCCGGTCACCGGCACCTATCTCGGTGTGAAGGAGAGTTCGAGCAGCCTGCCCGACACCTCGCCCGCGGGTCAGGAGGCACTCGCCGAGCTGGCGCGGGAGACCCTCGCCCGGCTCGACGAGGCGGAGCGCCGACCCGGCGCCGACAGCGACATCGAACGCCGCTGCGCACGTCTGCTGCGCGAGCGGCTCACCGCCGAACTCGCCGTGCACGAGGCCGACGAGGGCCTGCGCACGGTGGGCAATATGCACACCTCCGTCCACTCCGTGCGGGAGGTCTTCACCATCACTCCCGCCGGGACGGAGGAGGACTGGGCGGCGATCACCGAGCGGCTGCGCGCGGTGCCGACGGCCCTGCGCGGCTACCGCGACTCCCTCGCCCTCGGTCTGGAGCGCAAGCTGTACGCGGGCCCGCGTGCCACCGCGACCTTCGTCGAGCAGCTCACCGAGTGGGCCGACACGGACGGCCGGGGCCACGGCTGGTTCGAGGAGTTCGCGTCCAAGGGCCCCGACTCGCTGCGCCCGGGGCTGGACGAGGCCGCCCGCGCGGCGACCGCGGCCGTCGTCGAGCTGCGGGACTGGCTGCGCGAGGTGTACGCGCCCACCGTCGAGGGCACGCCGAACACGGTCGGCCGTGAGCGCTACGCCCGCTGGGCGCGCTACTTCAACGGCACGGACCTGGACCTGGACGAGGCGTACGCCTACGGCTGGTCCGAGTACCACCGTCTGCTGGGCGAGATGAAGACGGAGGCCGAGAAGGTCCTTCCCGGTGCGGCGACCCCGTGGGTCGCGCTCGCGCACCTCGACGAGCACGGCACCCACATCGAGGGCGTCGACGAGGTCCGCGTCTGGCTCCAGGACCTGATGGACGAGGCGATCGAGGCGCTGGACGGCACCCACTTCGAACTCGCCGAGCGGGTGCGGAAGGTGGAGTCCTGCATCGCGCCGCCCGGCAGCGCCGCGGCTCCGTACTACACGGCGCCGTCCGCCGACTTCTCCCGTCCGGGGCGGACCTGGCTGCCGACGATGGGGCAGACCCGTTTCCCGGTGTACGACCTGGTCTCGACCTGGTACCACGAGGGCGTGCCCGGCCACCACCTCCAGCTGGCCCAGTGGGCCCATGTGGCCGACGACCTCTCGCACTACCAGGCCACGGTGGGCGGCGTCAGCGCCAACGCCGAGGGCTGGGCCCTGTACGCGGAACGCCTGATGGACGAGCTGGGCTTCCTCACCGATCCGGAACGGCGGCTCGGCTATCTGGACGCGCAGATGATGCGGGCGGTGCGGGTCATCATCGACATCGGCATGCATCTGGAACTGGAGATCCCGCAGGACTCGCCGTTCCACCCGGGCGAGCGCTGGACCCCGGAGCTGGCGCAGGAGTTCTTCGGCTCCCACAGCAGCCGGCCGGCGGACTTCGTGGAGAGCGAGCTGGTCCGCTATCTCTCGATGCCCGGCCAGGCGATCGGCTACAAGCTCGGCGAGCGCGCCTGGCTGCAGGGCCGGGAGAACGCGAAGCAGCGTCATGGCGAGGCGTTCGACGCCAAGGCCTGGCACATGGCGGCGCTCTCCCAGGGCTCGCTCGGCCTGGACGACCTGGTGGACGAGCTGTCCCGCCTCTGACCACCTGAAGACGGCCGGGTCAGGGACGACGTCCCTGACCCGGCCCTCGGCGTCGGCGGCGGCCCCATGTGCCGACGGCCCGCCCGGCTGCGCGGACCGCCCGCGCAGCCGGCACGCGCGTCTTCGGCCCCGTCGGCGGACCCACCCCGGCCGGACGGCTCGAAGACCCCGGCACCACCGTCTTCCACGGCATGCGCAGACTGCCCACGCCCCTCACCGAGCGGCATCGAGCCGGCGTCCCGCCCGTGTGGGTGCGTACCGCGGGATCACCGGGACACCGTGAGACAGAACTCGGCTGCGGTGAGGCCGGCGGGGACACCGAGTTCGGCGGCGA encodes:
- the mug gene encoding G/U mismatch-specific DNA glycosylase, whose amino-acid sequence is MTRFTPAELEAARDRLVPDVIADGLGVLFCGINPGLMTAATGHHFARPGNRFWPVLHLSGFTPRLFRPAEQDELLSYGLGITNVVARATARADELAAEEYREGGRILAAKVERLRPRWLAVVGVTAYRAAFDERKAAVGPQKRTIGSCRVWVLPNPSGLNAHWTAATMAQEYGRLREAAGL
- a CDS encoding ROK family transcriptional regulator codes for the protein MGRLTGGDPSLLRRINSAVVLHALRDTDCATLTEITRVTGLSRPTVEGVVEGLIEAGLVAEQAAEEGAARRQGRPARRFRFRAEAGHLLGLDVGAHRVTALLADLDGRELGSLSKPVSETASADERLDRLRSTVAELLRRSGVTRGSLRAVGAGSPGIVEADGTVRLGTALPGWTGLNLGERLSRSFKCPVLVENDANAAAVAEHWKGVATESDDIVFVLAGLSPGAGSLIGGRLHRGYGGAAGEIGALHLLGREASPETLLSTTDEPLHPLDEQQVADVFALAREGDQRARAAVDRFLRRLVHDVAALVLALDPELVVIGGWAAGLDGVLEPLRHELARYCLRPPKVALSQLGETVVATGALRLALGHVEEQLFAVESTVTARG
- a CDS encoding GntR family transcriptional regulator; protein product: MGTTQLESVPEPKYWHLKTVLTEALDSEFSVGQVLPNERDLAARFGVARATLRQALEQLELEGRLQRRRGVGTTVAPPRMGVAVDSEQYAWPGAPGDAWQPVDCTSAVPSAAVAGLLGIDRDTRVFTVRRSRVTHGQPVAAELLHIPDASVPELSAIDAPSGAARARAVLRELQRLPIEGREQAVELGSAGAEDARELDRLPGSPVLVVTTRFCAEGRTAAVSVATYRADTCRLTFGASGGVEIHHEPGARAS
- a CDS encoding alpha/beta fold hydrolase, whose protein sequence is MAATVSFSVPSSHGPRTVTVSYERTGAGEPLLLLHGIGHHRQAWDPVVDILATERDVIAVDLPGFGASPALPDGLPYDLSTVVPALGSLCEALEIDRPHVAGNSLGGLIALELGREKLVRSVTALSPAGFWTGAERRYAFAVLLAMRNTARRMPLPVVERMSRTAAGRTMLTSTIYAHPGRRSPEAVVAETVALARAAGFTETLRAGTTVRFTEDVPGLPVTVAWGTRDRILVRRQGVRAKQIIPRARLVRLPGCGHVPMNDDPALVARVILDGSR
- a CDS encoding GNAT family N-acetyltransferase, whose protein sequence is MTPHISDVTRARHGRPVRHWRRGVIELAALFTAVAVADAATDLTGDGPDVPALLGLSAVALLATAGFHTWWERRHGHAPPPRDTGARPLPEGSRAGPRESGPGNAGSTLWHMRTTVRDEPGSLAGLCAALAGLGIDILSLGTHPLARGTVDEFLLRAPARLEGTAITRAVSSAGGTETWIERADAHDLVDAPARVLGLAIRTALDPAELPLALRQLLGRCTIRSLPAGSPSAGRTAEGDAPVEGVLEGTAMRLRAPEGGVIVVERPYLPFTPAEFARARALVELDARLGPRVPGGQAVPRPPEGPAITVRRADTSDLQAAKEMHSRCSARTLGLRYHGPVDDADRYLDHLLGARFGRTLAARTASGRVVGLGHLLWDGDETEVALLVEDEWQRRGIGGELLGRLVAMAVEAGSTSVYAVTQASDTGMVATMRGLGLPLDYQVEEGTLVISARLDAPPVDPRLPYGRTREPHGTRNTRD
- a CDS encoding trans-sulfuration enzyme family protein, with product MDSRTQGAYDAQDGCAGAPAARRALATEAVHAGREDLVGLGLHAPPLDLSTTYPSPDSRGEAARLDAFAAEGAELMGPPVYGRLGNPTVARFETALARLEGTESAVAFATGMAALSAVLLARHALGLRHVVAVRPLYGCSDHLLTAGLLGTEVTWTDPAGIEAALRPDTGLVMVESPANPTLAEVDLRAVAHACGSVPLLVDNTFATPVLQRPAEQGARLVLHSATKYLGGHGDVMGGVVACDEELARRLRQVRFATGGVLHPLAGYLLLRGLATLPVRVRAASSTAAELARRLAADPRVARVHYPRTGGAMIAFEVHGDPHAVIAGVRLITPAVSLGSVDTLIQHPASISHRIVEETDRRGAGVSDRLLRMSVGLEDVEDLWTDLDGALDAERGAGLPGREEAAGRMTG
- a CDS encoding Lrp/AsnC family transcriptional regulator, producing MTASVVLDPVDLHLLRLLQNDARTTYRDLAARVGVAPSTCLDRVTRLRRSGVILGHQLRLDPAKLGRGLEALLSVQVRPHRRELVGPFVERIRALPESRTVFHLTGPDDYLVHVAVADMADLQRLVLDEFTARREVARVETRLIFQQWDCGPLLPPGHAPSENR
- a CDS encoding DUF885 domain-containing protein, producing MSDTTKSPLPREVADAYVDALVALDPVTGTYLGVKESSSSLPDTSPAGQEALAELARETLARLDEAERRPGADSDIERRCARLLRERLTAELAVHEADEGLRTVGNMHTSVHSVREVFTITPAGTEEDWAAITERLRAVPTALRGYRDSLALGLERKLYAGPRATATFVEQLTEWADTDGRGHGWFEEFASKGPDSLRPGLDEAARAATAAVVELRDWLREVYAPTVEGTPNTVGRERYARWARYFNGTDLDLDEAYAYGWSEYHRLLGEMKTEAEKVLPGAATPWVALAHLDEHGTHIEGVDEVRVWLQDLMDEAIEALDGTHFELAERVRKVESCIAPPGSAAAPYYTAPSADFSRPGRTWLPTMGQTRFPVYDLVSTWYHEGVPGHHLQLAQWAHVADDLSHYQATVGGVSANAEGWALYAERLMDELGFLTDPERRLGYLDAQMMRAVRVIIDIGMHLELEIPQDSPFHPGERWTPELAQEFFGSHSSRPADFVESELVRYLSMPGQAIGYKLGERAWLQGRENAKQRHGEAFDAKAWHMAALSQGSLGLDDLVDELSRL